GCGATATCTGGTTGAAAACTACCCCGGGTTTTCCCCAACAGGGCGAAATTTCGGGCCTGTCACTTGGAGGAAATCCTCGCACATTTTTCTAGGATCAATGGACAGCAGTGAAGTGGAGATTGAGATTGTGGTCGACCGGGGCAGGGCTCAATTAAAGGAAATACGTCGTAAGTAACACCCCAAACTCGGGGATGCCAAACGCACGCAGCGGAAGGTTCTGCTCTCCCCTTCTGATACAAGCATAGCACGGATTCTGGTTGTCCAGCAAAAGGGGTATAGGGCATATCTCAAGTATCCTATGCTCGCTTTGTGGATCTATGGCCGCTGTTGATTCATCGAGCAGCACGAGTTCGGCTTTGGTGTGGCGCAGCAGCGCACGCGCTATGGCGATTTTTTGCCATTCTCCGACGGATAGGTCGGTTCCCTGTTCAAGCATTTTGCTAAGTGGTGTATCCTAGGCCAAGGGGTAGCTCTGCGATGTCGAGACCGACCTCCTGAGCTACTAGCCACAATGTACTATCGTATGGCTAAGGATGATTGGTAAACTTCGGCGCCCTCATAAACCATAAGTTCAAGGTGTCCAAGGGCAGTTATAATGTAACCTCCTCTAGCTTACGGTGAGGACGCAGGGGTTGTCCGACGACAACGGTTTCCGGGGCCATTTGACTTGCATTGCGGTATGGCATACAGTAATACTGGAGGTGAAGGAAGAATGGATACCGCAAAAGTGGCAATCAGTATCAACAAAGAGATTCTTAAGAAATTGGATAATCTCGTAAAGGACCATGTTTTCCCAAGCCGAAGCCGGGCAATTCAAGAGGCAGTGGAAGAGAAGCTTAACCGAATGCAACGAACTCGGCTTGCTGAACAATGTGCCAAATTGCATCCAGTACACGAACAACAATTGGCTGAAGAAGGGTTGTCTCTCGAGGTGGATAAATGGCCCGCATACTAAGAGGTGAGATCCGGTGGGCTGACCTCAATCCAGTTCGTGGTCATGGGCAGGGTGGAATGCGCCCGGTGGTTATTATCAGTCAAGATGTCTTCAACGAACGTTCAGGCACTGTAATCGCCATGGCTATAACGAGCCAAGCGCAGAGAGCGGGATTTCCATTAACGCTTGATCTAGAATCAACAAACCTTCCCAAGCGATCATGGGTGAAAATCAGTCAAGTTCGTACGCTATCAGATGAGCGAATAGGGCATGTTATTGAGAAACTGCCTCCTGAAACGATGAACCAATTGATAGAAGGGCTAAACGAAATCGTGGGTGGCTAGCAAGACATAGGATCCGCAGAAATCCGTCCCTTGCCCTACTGTCCCGATAAACGTGATTTGGGGCGACATTCAATGAGTATCCACCAACTAGCGTCCGCAATCGATAAACTCTTGACTTCCCTTGCTCCATCACACCGCCCGACACGCACTGACATGAGGTGCAGAAAGAATCAGTAACGCCAAGGGTCTTCATCCCTTGGCGTTTTGTGTTTTCGCGCATTGCCCCCGTTATAAATTTTGGGAAGGTAGGATCCAAGGCAGGAATCCCCGCATCCTGCGGCTAACACTAAACTAAGCAAAGCATTTCGAGGAGTGTAGATAATGGAAGAAACCGGTACAGCCATTATTCTGGCTGGCGGTCTAAGTACCAGAATGGGCTTCAGCAAAGAGGCTCTTCTCATTAATGGAGAGCGCCTCCTGTATTCTCTCCATGACACTCTGCGCAGGCGATTTGAACAGATCATCGTAGTTAGCAATACCCTGGAGGATAGCGAAAAAAGAATGCTTGAAGTGGTGCGCGACGAACTGGTGGGACTTGGTCCCCTAGGCGGCATTCATGCCGGGCTAAAAACTGCGAAGAGTAGGTACAGTTACGTGCTGGCCTGTGACATGCCATATCTTAACATGGACTATGTATCGTTTCTGCAGGGCCGGCTTCCTCCCCCTGACCAAGAGATCTCCGCACTGGTCACCGCCCTTGGTTGCCATATGGAACCTTTTAACGGCTTCTATAACAGATCGCTGGTAGACCCTATCCGTGTCTTTGCGGCTACGGGGCAAAAAAGCCTGACAGCATTCCTGCGCTCTCAGAGTGCCGTACTCGTTGACGAGGACACAGCAAGGCGCTTTAGCCCGGATTGGTCCATGTTCGCCAACATCAACACCCCTGCAGACATGCTCGCCCTAACCGGCAGTCTGGCGACGAAAGGAGGTAGAACACATGACAGAGACTAAGTCTGTCAGGATCATGAAGATTAATGCTGGTGAGACAACTTGGGGGACTGATCTTGTTGTAGATGAGGCCCCCTTGAGTATTCGCATCAACGGACA
This genomic window from Bacillota bacterium contains:
- a CDS encoding ATP-binding cassette domain-containing protein yields the protein MLEQGTDLSVGEWQKIAIARALLRHTKAELVLLDESTAAIDPQSEHRILEICPIPLLLDNQNPCYACIRRGEQNLPLRAFGIPEFGVLLTTYFL
- a CDS encoding type II toxin-antitoxin system PemK/MazF family toxin, translated to MARILRGEIRWADLNPVRGHGQGGMRPVVIISQDVFNERSGTVIAMAITSQAQRAGFPLTLDLESTNLPKRSWVKISQVRTLSDERIGHVIEKLPPETMNQLIEGLNEIVGG
- a CDS encoding ribbon-helix-helix protein, CopG family encodes the protein MDTAKVAISINKEILKKLDNLVKDHVFPSRSRAIQEAVEEKLNRMQRTRLAEQCAKLHPVHEQQLAEEGLSLEVDKWPAY
- a CDS encoding molybdenum cofactor guanylyltransferase; the encoded protein is MEETGTAIILAGGLSTRMGFSKEALLINGERLLYSLHDTLRRRFEQIIVVSNTLEDSEKRMLEVVRDELVGLGPLGGIHAGLKTAKSRYSYVLACDMPYLNMDYVSFLQGRLPPPDQEISALVTALGCHMEPFNGFYNRSLVDPIRVFAATGQKSLTAFLRSQSAVLVDEDTARRFSPDWSMFANINTPADMLALTGSLATKGGRTHDRD